A window of Candidatus Gorgyraea atricola contains these coding sequences:
- the ruvA gene encoding Holliday junction branch migration protein RuvA: protein MICNISGKLVDKREDSVILDVNGISYEVLIPGAIMNSIDAQIKDDALLSLIIYHYLQVEQSRSFPFLIGFLSEIEKEFFERFITVSGIGPKAAVRALKLPISTIAQAIDIGDVSLLKSLPGIGVQRAKEIVAKLQGKVGKFGLIQDRTFIADKAKQGIKEEAIDVLLQLQYKKSEAAHMVETALSRNPDIKTAEDLLNEVYKQKTKK, encoded by the coding sequence ATGATTTGTAATATCTCAGGAAAATTAGTGGATAAGCGAGAGGATTCAGTGATCCTGGATGTAAATGGTATCTCATATGAGGTACTGATTCCAGGAGCCATAATGAATTCCATTGATGCTCAGATTAAAGACGATGCTTTACTTTCTTTGATCATCTATCATTATCTGCAGGTTGAGCAATCCAGAAGTTTTCCATTTCTTATAGGTTTTTTGAGTGAAATAGAAAAGGAATTCTTCGAAAGATTCATAACTGTCTCAGGTATTGGGCCAAAGGCTGCGGTGAGAGCCCTTAAGCTGCCCATATCTACAATTGCCCAGGCAATAGACATAGGCGATGTCTCGCTTCTAAAATCTCTTCCAGGCATTGGCGTGCAAAGGGCAAAAGAGATCGTGGCCAAGCTTCAGGGAAAAGTCGGTAAATTCGGACTTATTCAAGATAGAACATTTATTGCGGATAAGGCTAAGCAGGGAATAAAAGAAGAGGCCATAGACGTACTTTTACAGCTACAATATAAAAAATCAGAAGCAGCTCATATGGTAGAGACTGCACTGAGCCGAAATCCGGACATCAAGACAGCAGAAGATTTGCTGAATGAGGTTTATAAGCAAAAGACAAAGAAATAA
- the ruvB gene encoding Holliday junction branch migration DNA helicase RuvB, with protein MNDDRERLITGQETEEEVVFNISLRPENFEHFVGQKHTLENLKIAIQAAKKRKEGLEHILLSGPPGLGKTTLAHIIAHEMDSKITATSGPAIERAGDLIGILTNLGEGDILFIDEIHRLSKVVEEFIYPAMENFQIDFLIDKGPYAKTIKFNLKRFTLIGATTRAGLLSAPLRSRFGILYHLDFYEAEDLVKIISHSAKLLGVVLDKEAAHEIAMRSRGTPRVANRLLRRVRDYSEVKGDKKINKESAIKALDSQRIDSVGLDEIDRKVLKTVIDFYNGGPVGIESLAATLNEESDTIVDVVEPFLLKIGFVKRTPRGREVTKRAYDHLKIAYNKENQKELF; from the coding sequence ATAAACGATGATCGCGAGCGGTTGATTACTGGTCAGGAGACTGAGGAAGAGGTAGTATTTAATATTTCGCTTCGGCCTGAAAATTTCGAGCATTTCGTAGGGCAGAAGCATACCCTTGAGAATCTGAAGATCGCGATCCAGGCTGCCAAGAAGAGAAAAGAAGGCCTTGAGCATATTTTGCTCTCAGGCCCACCTGGATTAGGCAAGACTACGCTCGCGCATATCATTGCGCACGAGATGGATTCGAAGATCACTGCCACATCCGGCCCTGCGATAGAGAGGGCAGGCGACTTAATAGGCATTCTCACAAATCTCGGCGAAGGCGATATACTTTTTATCGACGAGATACACAGGCTTTCCAAGGTGGTCGAAGAGTTTATCTATCCTGCCATGGAGAATTTTCAGATAGATTTTCTGATCGATAAAGGCCCGTATGCCAAGACTATAAAGTTCAATCTAAAAAGATTTACGCTTATTGGCGCTACGACGCGCGCGGGATTATTGAGCGCGCCTTTAAGGAGTAGATTCGGGATACTCTATCATCTGGATTTTTATGAAGCAGAGGATCTGGTCAAGATAATCTCTCATTCTGCAAAGCTCCTGGGTGTAGTGCTTGATAAAGAGGCTGCGCATGAGATTGCCATGCGTTCACGCGGCACGCCGCGCGTTGCGAATAGGCTCCTGCGTAGAGTCAGGGATTATAGTGAGGTAAAAGGCGATAAGAAGATAAACAAAGAAAGCGCTATAAAGGCACTGGACTCGCAGCGCATAGATTCAGTAGGGCTTGACGAGATTGACAGAAAGGTCCTGAAGACTGTGATAGATTTTTACAATGGCGGGCCAGTAGGCATAGAGTCACTTGCAGCGACATTGAACGAAGAAAGCGACACGATTGTAGATGTAGTCGAGCCATTTCTTTTAAAGATCGGCTTTGTAAAGCGCACGCCAAGGGGTCGAGAGGTCACCAAACGCGCCTACGATCACCTTAAGATAGCCTATAACAAGGAAAACCAGAAGGAGTTATTTTAA
- a CDS encoding epoxyqueuosine reductase QueH, with protein MRLLLHICCGPCALYPIKQLADKKFKEVIGFYYNPNIHPPSEYKRRRDALQLTGMDVIYPPYVMEEYFRKTVSKEDRPERCQLCWDLRLAKTAEYAKKNNFDAFTTTLLISPYQDHELVKKIGEDIGRKKEIKFYYEDFRVGFRQSQEEAKKSEMYRQKYCGCVFSELERVKISQTKQ; from the coding sequence ATGAGACTACTGTTGCATATATGTTGTGGGCCCTGCGCATTGTATCCCATCAAACAACTTGCAGATAAAAAATTTAAAGAGGTTATAGGTTTTTATTATAACCCTAATATTCATCCGCCCAGCGAATACAAAAGACGCAGGGATGCCTTGCAGCTTACAGGTATGGATGTAATATATCCCCCTTATGTGATGGAGGAGTATTTTAGGAAGACTGTATCAAAAGAAGATCGACCTGAAAGATGTCAGTTATGCTGGGATCTGAGACTTGCAAAGACAGCAGAGTATGCCAAAAAGAACAATTTCGATGCCTTTACAACAACGCTTTTGATAAGCCCTTATCAGGATCATGAACTAGTTAAAAAAATAGGAGAAGACATAGGTCGAAAAAAAGAGATAAAGTTTTACTATGAGGATTTTCGCGTAGGCTTTAGACAGTCGCAAGAAGAGGCAAAAAAATCTGAGATGTACAGGCAGAAGTATTGTGGCTGCGTCTTCTCGGAGTTAGAACGCGTAAAGATCTCCCAAACCAAACAATGA
- a CDS encoding SpoIID/LytB domain-containing protein, which produces MIRNILILMLIMNPSWLYAMGSTPAHKYIPVRVLVLKTKDAIDLNIKGPYKMVDFDTKEVLKHGKGLRKHSVSINDIDLTGIKVLPGERSRVYINKRQFRGDIDIVKDKKNNLLVINHIDVEEYLYGVLYHEVSHRWPMEVLKAQAIVARTYALYEKLISKNKFFDLSSDIYSQVYGGRTSETWKTTKAVNLTMGLILTYNEQIFPTYYHATCGGRTSDVISLWNIDVPALEGTMCNFCEISPHYRWKKELKMDYIEEKLNKNDITSIDILKRDEAGRILDLIVKGEGGNLKLSGNKFRLQVGPNVIRSANFEVEIKGRFITFLGRGWGHGIGMCQWGAYGMSRKRYKVEEILEYYYPGADIVRVE; this is translated from the coding sequence ATGATCCGTAATATTTTGATTTTAATGCTGATTATGAATCCGTCGTGGCTTTATGCCATGGGTTCGACACCCGCGCATAAATATATCCCTGTGAGGGTCTTAGTTCTAAAGACAAAAGACGCTATAGATCTGAATATAAAAGGGCCTTACAAGATGGTTGATTTTGATACTAAGGAAGTCTTAAAGCATGGTAAGGGCCTAAGAAAACATTCTGTATCTATCAATGATATTGATTTAACTGGAATAAAGGTCTTGCCAGGAGAGAGATCTCGCGTTTACATAAATAAGCGTCAGTTTCGTGGCGATATCGACATAGTCAAGGATAAGAAAAATAATCTCCTGGTGATAAACCATATTGATGTAGAGGAATATCTTTATGGGGTATTGTATCACGAGGTCTCGCATCGTTGGCCAATGGAAGTTTTAAAGGCCCAGGCAATAGTGGCAAGGACATACGCGCTTTATGAAAAACTGATAAGTAAGAATAAATTTTTTGACCTTTCCTCAGATATATATTCGCAGGTCTATGGCGGTAGGACATCTGAGACATGGAAGACTACGAAGGCAGTGAACCTGACAATGGGATTAATACTTACATACAACGAACAGATCTTTCCTACCTATTATCATGCCACCTGCGGCGGCCGCACCTCCGATGTCATAAGCCTGTGGAATATAGACGTACCTGCTTTAGAAGGCACGATGTGTAATTTTTGCGAGATCTCTCCGCATTATAGATGGAAAAAGGAATTGAAAATGGATTATATAGAGGAGAAATTGAATAAAAATGACATCACCTCAATAGATATTCTAAAAAGAGATGAAGCTGGCCGCATACTAGATCTAATTGTAAAAGGCGAGGGCGGTAATCTTAAATTAAGCGGGAATAAATTTAGATTACAGGTAGGGCCAAATGTAATAAGGAGCGCGAATTTTGAGGTAGAGATCAAAGGCAGGTTTATTACTTTTTTAGGTCGTGGTTGGGGCCATGGAATAGGTATGTGTCAATGGGGCGCGTATGGCATGTCAAGGAAACGCTACAAGGTCGAGGAGATTTTAGAATACTATTATCCCGGCGCAGACATAGTGAGGGTGGAATAA
- the queA gene encoding tRNA preQ1(34) S-adenosylmethionine ribosyltransferase-isomerase QueA gives MKLSQFNYNLPKELIAQHPSEKRDESRLLVLHRDTGKIEHRIFKDIVDYFHKDDLVVLNNTKVVPARLWGRKETGGKVEALVLQGPRTSRFAPVRGRQEYEVLLKPARGCEVGSKLIFGDGELKAEVDRIENGRRFLKFECNGNFDELLDRFGKMPLPPYIKRDAEDADKDRYQTVYASKKGAIAAPTAGLHFTNDILSRITDKGIDIQHVTLHVGYGTFKPVKCDDVSRHEMEKEYFEIKPEVIKKLQRKKGRTIAVGTTTCRVLETIAKKAEAGPRLFLKPRSSLGFFGWTELFIHSPYRFKAVDALLTNFHLPRTTLLMLVSAFCSRELLFKAYKEAVDKKYRFYSYGDAMLIL, from the coding sequence ATGAAACTATCACAGTTTAACTACAATTTGCCAAAAGAACTAATCGCGCAGCACCCGAGTGAGAAACGGGACGAATCCCGGCTCTTGGTTTTGCATCGAGATACAGGCAAGATAGAGCACAGGATCTTTAAGGATATTGTAGATTATTTTCACAAGGATGATTTGGTGGTGCTGAATAACACAAAGGTTGTGCCAGCTAGGCTTTGGGGAAGGAAAGAGACAGGCGGGAAGGTCGAGGCACTTGTATTACAGGGACCCCGTACCAGTCGCTTTGCTCCGGTACGGGGCAGGCAAGAGTATGAAGTGCTATTGAAGCCTGCGAGAGGTTGTGAGGTTGGGAGTAAGTTAATTTTCGGAGATGGTGAGTTAAAGGCTGAAGTTGATAGAATAGAAAACGGCAGGAGATTTTTGAAATTTGAATGCAATGGGAATTTTGATGAACTTTTGGATAGATTTGGCAAAATGCCTTTGCCGCCATATATCAAACGCGACGCAGAAGATGCTGATAAAGACAGATACCAGACAGTTTATGCTTCAAAGAAAGGGGCTATTGCAGCGCCAACTGCAGGACTGCATTTCACAAATGATATTTTGTCGCGCATCACTGATAAAGGAATAGACATACAACATGTAACCCTTCACGTTGGCTACGGCACATTCAAACCAGTCAAGTGTGATGACGTGTCAAGGCACGAGATGGAAAAAGAATATTTTGAGATAAAGCCTGAAGTGATCAAGAAGCTACAGCGTAAAAAAGGCCGAACAATAGCCGTTGGCACAACAACCTGCAGAGTCCTTGAAACAATAGCCAAAAAAGCCGAGGCTGGACCTCGGCTTTTTTTAAAGCCGAGGTCCAGCCTCGGCTTTTTTGGGTGGACAGAGCTGTTTATTCACTCGCCATACAGATTCAAGGCAGTGGATGCGCTTTTGACTAATTTTCACCTACCTCGGACAACGCTTTTAATGCTTGTTAGCGCGTTTTGCAGTCGGGAACTTTTATTTAAAGCTTATAAAGAGGCAGTAGATAAAAAATACAGGTTTTACTCCTATGGCGACGCGATGCTGATACTTTAG
- the tgt gene encoding tRNA guanosine(34) transglycosylase Tgt, with protein MFKVTHKDKHTKARVGKLETPHGAIETPEFMPVGTQATVKALSSEEVKYCKAQIILGNTYHLYLRPGMEIIKNAGGLHKFMSWDKPILTDSGGFQIFSLARLMKVKDEGVSFQSHVDGSKHFLTPEDVVKLQLELGSDIMMVLDECLHYPCPKDKAERSLALTNRWARRSKLEVTRLGTRDPIRKSKISYGAGKGHGTRGLIFGIVQGSTYPDLRKRAVEELVDIGFDGYAIGGLSVGEPKDLMYEMMENSTRYLPDDKPRYTMGVGMPHDFFNAIEMGVDMFDCVVPTRNARNGAVYTNEGKLIIRNSEYSKDLRPLSESCDCMVCKNYSRSYIRHLFNTEEILGLRLTSLHNVYFYVNLLRRIREAIKQGTFLELKKEFENKIF; from the coding sequence ATGTTTAAAGTAACTCACAAAGACAAACACACAAAGGCAAGAGTAGGAAAACTGGAAACACCGCATGGCGCGATAGAGACGCCGGAGTTTATGCCGGTTGGTACTCAGGCTACTGTAAAGGCGCTTTCCAGTGAAGAGGTCAAGTATTGCAAGGCGCAGATCATACTGGGCAACACGTACCATCTCTATCTTAGGCCTGGCATGGAGATCATTAAAAATGCAGGCGGCCTGCATAAATTCATGTCATGGGATAAGCCCATTCTTACTGATAGTGGTGGATTCCAGATATTTAGCCTGGCGAGATTGATGAAGGTAAAGGACGAAGGCGTCTCATTTCAATCGCACGTTGACGGTTCTAAGCATTTTTTAACGCCAGAGGATGTGGTGAAGCTCCAGTTAGAATTAGGAAGCGATATTATGATGGTGCTCGATGAATGCCTGCATTATCCATGCCCAAAAGACAAGGCAGAGCGTTCGTTGGCGCTTACCAATAGGTGGGCGAGGAGATCCAAGTTAGAGGTGACGCGTTTAGGGACAAGGGACCCCATACGAAAATCAAAGATTTCGTACGGGGCAGGCAAGGGACATGGGACAAGGGGGTTAATTTTCGGCATTGTTCAGGGTAGTACATATCCTGACTTGCGCAAGAGGGCAGTGGAGGAACTGGTAGACATAGGTTTTGACGGGTATGCGATCGGTGGCCTGAGCGTAGGCGAACCAAAAGACCTAATGTATGAGATGATGGAGAATTCAACAAGATATCTTCCCGATGATAAACCGCGTTACACGATGGGTGTAGGCATGCCGCATGATTTCTTCAATGCAATCGAAATGGGCGTGGATATGTTTGACTGCGTTGTGCCAACGAGAAACGCTAGAAATGGCGCCGTCTATACCAATGAAGGGAAGCTCATTATCAGGAATAGCGAATACTCTAAGGACCTGCGGCCATTAAGTGAAAGCTGCGACTGTATGGTCTGTAAAAACTATTCGCGCTCCTATATAAGACATTTATTCAATACAGAGGAAATCTTGGGGTTACGACTTACTTCTTTACATAATGTGTATTTTTATGTAAACTTATTAAGAAGGATTCGCGAAGCAATTAAACAGGGCACATTTTTGGAGCTCAAAAAAGAGTTCGAGAATAAGATTTTTTAA
- the yajC gene encoding preprotein translocase subunit YajC: MNPGAAQPNVIASLMPIIFIFGIFYFLLIRPQQKKQKDHEKVIQELKKNDEVVTSGGVHGTIVNVKDNTFVVRIDDNVKVEINKSAVSYLKKSR, translated from the coding sequence ATGAATCCAGGCGCAGCTCAGCCAAATGTAATAGCATCTCTTATGCCGATCATATTTATATTCGGTATATTTTATTTTCTATTGATCAGACCGCAGCAGAAAAAGCAGAAGGATCACGAGAAGGTGATCCAAGAGCTAAAGAAAAACGATGAAGTCGTCACAAGCGGCGGCGTCCACGGCACTATTGTAAATGTAAAAGACAATACATTTGTAGTGAGAATAGATGATAATGTAAAAGTAGAGATAAATAAAAGCGCAGTCTCGTATTTGAAGAAAAGCAGATAG
- the secD gene encoding protein translocase subunit SecD translates to MTKKLQWRILITLGVVIFALLGMLPLKEKINLGLDLQGGMHLVLKVDTEKVPEEAREDAPNRALEVIRNRIDQFGVREPLIQRQGKNAIVVQLPGITDRARALELIGKTALLEFKIVESDEELNKRAGEGDIPDGYDLKVVEKEKLLLRRETVLTGDTLVNAEVKFDQSRFNEPYIAIEFNSKGAALFSKITGQSVGERLAIVLDGKVHSAPRINERIPSGRASITGRFTIEEAGDLAIVLRAGALPAPIYIEEERTVGPLLGKDSIESGVRASLIGVALVLGFMLLYYLFAGVVASIAMLLNFVIVLGVLGWLHTTLTLPGIAGMILVIGMAVDANVLIYERIREELAIGKHIRSAVAAGYNKAFITILDSNITTLIAAALLFKFGTGPIRGFGVTLSIGILASMFTSIFVTRIIFDLITTNKKFERLPMLQFFKKTKIDFIGKRWIAYVLSAIVLIVGLSVFFSKGEGSYGIDFTGGQLQEYSFARDVKVDEVRNSLVDIGIKDATIQHVGGKRQVLIKTTDDVASVISGKFKESFSDNPSNLLRVEKVGPSIGRHLRKSAWQAMLWSLIGILIYVGIRFKRIGFAIAGVIALFHDVFIALGFLAIAGKELNLTIVAALLTIAGYSINDTIVIYSRIRENIKLYRKASMKEIINMSVNQTLSRTVLTTLTTLLAVVSIFLFGGDVLRDFSFTLLIGIVSGIYSTIYIAAPLIIFWHAKRAR, encoded by the coding sequence ATGACAAAGAAACTACAGTGGAGGATTTTGATAACTCTGGGCGTGGTGATCTTTGCCTTGCTGGGCATGTTGCCTTTAAAGGAAAAGATAAACCTAGGGCTTGATCTACAGGGCGGCATGCATCTTGTGCTAAAGGTAGATACTGAAAAGGTGCCTGAAGAGGCGCGGGAAGACGCGCCTAACAGAGCGCTGGAAGTAATCCGCAACCGAATCGACCAGTTTGGCGTGCGCGAACCCTTGATACAGCGTCAGGGAAAGAACGCGATAGTGGTGCAGCTCCCAGGCATTACTGATAGAGCCAGGGCCTTAGAGCTCATAGGTAAGACCGCCCTATTGGAATTTAAGATCGTCGAGAGCGATGAGGAATTAAATAAAAGGGCAGGCGAAGGTGACATCCCTGATGGATACGACTTAAAGGTCGTAGAGAAAGAAAAACTTCTTTTGCGCAGGGAAACAGTATTAACAGGGGATACGCTTGTAAACGCAGAGGTGAAGTTTGACCAATCAAGATTTAATGAGCCTTACATAGCGATAGAGTTCAATTCAAAAGGCGCAGCTTTATTTTCTAAAATAACAGGCCAGAGTGTTGGCGAGCGCTTAGCTATTGTCCTGGATGGCAAGGTGCATTCTGCGCCGCGCATAAATGAAAGGATACCGTCAGGCAGAGCTAGTATAACCGGCAGGTTTACGATTGAAGAGGCAGGTGATCTGGCAATCGTACTGCGAGCTGGTGCATTGCCCGCACCAATCTATATTGAAGAAGAACGCACAGTTGGTCCGCTCCTGGGAAAGGATTCAATAGAAAGCGGCGTAAGGGCATCCTTGATAGGTGTTGCGCTGGTCCTGGGTTTTATGCTTTTGTATTATCTTTTTGCAGGTGTTGTTGCCAGCATTGCGATGCTCTTAAATTTTGTAATAGTATTAGGTGTGCTAGGTTGGCTTCACACAACATTGACGCTTCCAGGCATTGCCGGCATGATACTTGTAATAGGTATGGCAGTTGACGCGAACGTGCTTATATACGAGCGCATTCGCGAGGAGCTTGCAATAGGCAAGCACATCCGGAGCGCTGTCGCAGCTGGCTACAACAAAGCCTTTATCACTATATTGGACTCTAATATCACGACATTGATCGCTGCCGCGCTTTTATTTAAATTCGGCACAGGCCCGATAAGGGGTTTTGGTGTTACGCTTTCAATAGGTATCCTGGCCAGTATGTTCACGTCGATATTTGTGACGCGGATCATTTTTGACCTTATCACTACAAATAAAAAATTCGAGCGCCTTCCAATGCTGCAGTTTTTCAAAAAGACAAAGATCGATTTTATTGGAAAGCGCTGGATCGCATATGTGCTTTCAGCGATCGTTCTTATAGTGGGCTTGAGTGTTTTCTTTTCAAAGGGTGAAGGCTCGTACGGCATTGATTTTACAGGCGGACAGCTTCAGGAATATTCCTTTGCCAGAGATGTGAAAGTGGATGAAGTGAGAAACTCACTTGTGGATATTGGCATAAAAGACGCGACTATCCAGCATGTCGGGGGCAAGAGACAAGTCTTGATAAAGACGACTGATGACGTGGCGTCTGTAATAAGTGGAAAATTCAAGGAGAGTTTTAGTGATAATCCTTCGAATCTTTTGCGCGTTGAGAAGGTAGGCCCTTCGATCGGGAGACACCTGAGAAAGAGCGCGTGGCAGGCAATGCTCTGGAGTCTTATAGGGATATTGATCTATGTAGGGATTAGATTCAAAAGGATCGGGTTTGCAATTGCTGGCGTAATCGCGCTCTTTCACGATGTATTTATAGCGCTGGGTTTTCTTGCTATAGCAGGCAAGGAGCTTAACCTTACGATAGTCGCGGCGCTCCTGACCATCGCGGGTTATTCTATTAACGATACGATAGTCATATATTCCAGGATACGGGAAAATATAAAGCTCTACCGCAAGGCATCCATGAAGGAGATCATAAACATGAGCGTGAATCAGACGCTTTCAAGGACAGTGCTGACTACGCTCACGACACTTCTCGCGGTAGTATCTATTTTCTTATTCGGTGGCGATGTGCTCAGGGATTTCTCTTTTACGCTGCTCATAGGGATAGTCTCAGGTATATATTCTACGATCTACATCGCGGCGCCGCTCATAATCTTCTGGCATGCCAAACGCGCTCGATAA
- a CDS encoding cation diffusion facilitator family transporter encodes MDKFVKIRRILILILALNWLVALSKVVYGLLTKCASMTADGVHSFGDGMSNIIGLVGIWAASKPIDDDHPYGHKKFETFATLGIAVILFLAAIEIFREAILRVSRPVVPDVTSLSFIIILATMTVNIFVMRYEHRRGQDLSSDILICDSLHTKSDILASMAVLVTLVSIKAGFAFLDTIVASVIALLIAKSGIDILKKSSNVLCDANVLAKSKIANIVNGIPGVKSVHKIRTRGRSDDIHADLHVIIDADMHVDDAHKLSHKIESILKEKIPGMTDVIVHLEPSK; translated from the coding sequence ATGGATAAGTTTGTCAAAATAAGGCGCATATTAATCCTGATCCTTGCCTTAAACTGGCTTGTTGCGCTCAGCAAGGTTGTTTATGGCCTCCTAACAAAATGCGCGTCAATGACTGCTGATGGCGTGCATTCGTTCGGAGATGGGATGTCCAATATAATAGGCCTCGTCGGTATATGGGCAGCATCCAAACCCATAGACGATGACCATCCATATGGTCACAAAAAATTCGAGACCTTTGCCACGCTGGGCATAGCAGTCATACTTTTTTTAGCAGCGATCGAGATCTTTAGGGAAGCGATTTTAAGAGTATCTCGTCCTGTAGTGCCTGATGTGACCAGTCTTAGTTTTATAATCATACTTGCTACAATGACTGTTAATATATTTGTGATGCGATACGAGCATCGTAGAGGCCAGGACTTATCCAGCGACATATTGATATGTGATTCTTTGCATACAAAAAGTGACATCCTTGCCTCGATGGCAGTACTAGTCACTCTTGTTTCGATAAAGGCAGGTTTCGCTTTTCTGGACACGATCGTCGCGAGTGTCATAGCGCTTTTGATAGCAAAATCAGGCATTGATATCTTAAAGAAAAGTTCTAATGTCTTGTGCGACGCGAATGTGCTGGCAAAATCAAAGATAGCGAATATTGTAAATGGTATACCCGGAGTAAAGTCGGTACACAAGATAAGGACGAGAGGAAGAAGTGACGATATACATGCAGACCTTCACGTGATCATCGATGCCGATATGCATGTTGATGACGCGCATAAACTGAGTCACAAGATAGAGTCGATCCTTAAGGAAAAAATACCAGGCATGACAGATGTTATTGTGCATTTGGAGCCATCAAAATGA
- the recJ gene encoding single-stranded-DNA-specific exonuclease RecJ, which produces MKRWNIERSDQAVQKELSDNLSISPIVSQLLINRGLSTIDKARTFLNGDISELYNPFLMEGVHEAVCRIKKAIAKKEKIFIHGDYDVDGVTSVVLLVFTLRHFGIEPEYYIPDRITEGYGLSEAGVEKAVEINADLVITVDCGITSFEEVKTLNAHNIDVIITDHHEVPKILPPAYSIVNPHRKDCLYPDKDLSGVNIAFKLCEALCIELDSKEIWKHLDLVSLGTISDVAPLVGENRILVKEGLKLLKNGSSNKGIKALIQASGLKKKEPGSFEIGFILGPRINAAGRIGSADTAARLLLTADSEEAETLAKRLNEANRERQKIEGLTLKEAISKIDKDINFKEHKIIVLDNEDWHTGVIGIVASRISNRFYRPTILISTKDGVGRGSGRSIESFHLFEALSGCGDVLKGFGGHKYACGLTILEKNLTQFKKTINEIANNVLSAEDLIPSLDIDMEISLSDVTDSVVEEVARLEPFGEGNTQPVFCSRNLKLARPPRILKNEHIKLWIKDKDRTFEAIGFGLVKNTDIEIILKKYSEFDLAYNISFNSWQGVNTIQLKIKDIKPSGSCQP; this is translated from the coding sequence ATGAAACGCTGGAATATCGAACGATCCGACCAAGCTGTCCAAAAAGAACTAAGCGATAACCTTTCCATTTCTCCGATCGTCTCCCAATTATTGATAAATCGAGGATTATCCACCATTGATAAGGCCAGGACATTTTTAAATGGAGATATTTCAGAGTTATACAATCCATTTCTGATGGAAGGTGTGCATGAGGCAGTTTGTCGCATAAAAAAGGCCATTGCAAAAAAAGAGAAGATCTTTATTCATGGCGATTATGATGTAGATGGAGTAACATCCGTAGTATTGCTCGTATTTACATTACGTCATTTTGGCATAGAACCAGAGTATTATATACCTGATAGAATTACTGAAGGTTATGGCCTGAGCGAAGCAGGGGTCGAGAAGGCAGTAGAGATCAATGCGGATCTAGTGATCACTGTAGACTGCGGCATCACCAGCTTCGAAGAGGTAAAGACGTTAAACGCGCACAATATAGATGTTATCATAACTGACCATCATGAAGTGCCAAAGATTTTGCCGCCCGCGTATTCCATTGTAAATCCTCATCGCAAAGATTGTCTGTACCCTGACAAGGATCTTTCGGGCGTAAACATCGCCTTTAAATTATGCGAGGCGTTATGCATAGAGCTTGACAGTAAAGAAATATGGAAACATCTGGACCTTGTCTCGCTCGGCACGATCTCAGATGTAGCGCCTCTTGTCGGAGAGAATAGGATCCTTGTCAAAGAGGGGTTGAAGTTACTTAAAAACGGCAGTTCCAATAAAGGCATCAAGGCGCTTATCCAGGCGAGCGGGTTAAAGAAAAAAGAGCCTGGTTCCTTTGAGATAGGTTTTATTTTAGGGCCGAGGATAAACGCGGCAGGCAGGATCGGTTCAGCAGACACCGCCGCGAGACTTTTATTGACGGCTGATTCCGAGGAAGCAGAGACCCTGGCAAAGAGGCTGAATGAAGCCAATCGCGAAAGGCAGAAGATAGAGGGCCTGACCTTAAAAGAAGCGATCTCAAAGATAGACAAAGATATAAATTTCAAAGAGCATAAGATCATAGTGCTGGACAATGAAGATTGGCATACAGGTGTAATAGGAATAGTCGCGTCCAGGATATCAAACAGATTTTACAGGCCCACGATTTTAATATCAACAAAGGACGGAGTGGGAAGGGGCTCTGGAAGATCTATCGAGAGTTTTCATTTATTTGAAGCTCTTTCAGGATGCGGGGATGTTTTAAAAGGATTCGGGGGGCATAAGTACGCCTGCGGCCTGACTATTTTAGAAAAGAATCTGACTCAGTTTAAAAAAACAATAAATGAGATCGCTAATAATGTCCTGAGCGCTGAGGACCTCATTCCAAGCCTTGACATTGATATGGAGATATCCTTGAGTGACGTGACTGACAGTGTGGTCGAAGAGGTGGCTCGACTTGAGCCTTTTGGAGAAGGCAATACTCAGCCAGTATTTTGTTCCAGGAATCTGAAATTGGCGCGGCCGCCAAGGATATTAAAGAATGAACACATTAAATTATGGATAAAAGATAAAGACAGGACTTTTGAGGCAATAGGATTTGGCCTAGTCAAGAATACTGATATAGAGATCATCCTTAAAAAATATTCTGAATTTGACCTGGCCTATAATATTTCTTTTAATTCCTGGCAGGGCGTGAACACCATCCAGCTTAAGATCAAAGATATTAAGCCTTCTGGATCTTGCCAGCCTTGA